Proteins encoded in a region of the Thermocaproicibacter melissae genome:
- the polA gene encoding DNA polymerase I, whose translation MKLLVLDGNSILNRAFYGIRLLSTKEGLFTNGIYGFLMIFHKLLTETEPDAVAVAFDMHAPTFRHKEYAGYKANRKGMPPELAQQMPTLKELLKLLGYRIVECEGYEADDILGTLAKACEEKNCECVLATGDRDSLQLVSPLVSVRLASTKMGQPQVTLYDEAKIKEDYGVTPKEMIEIKALQGDTSDCIPGVAGIGPKGASQLIQAYHSIDYIYEHLDELEIRDTLRKKLADGKENAFLSRRLGTICTDAPIDTDLSHYVPAKRDTAAAVRLMAKLEFFKLIEKLGLDAAAQEPIAVETASAAVEMAESTDPAALLKELEHTGRADFTVKIENGAIKSMTVCTGGKIHILDDTKTIHAILTDESIRKNTHDVKPIFAALDRTGETLRGTVFDTLLAGYLLNPSASSYEPFRLAREYGVAVPDGIPEECAAAAIMPQLADVLERKIAENGQTSLLNDIEVPLARVLALMENVGFAVDANGIREFGKTLDAKITEIQQQIYDAVGYEFNINSPKQLGEALFDKLGLEHGKKTKTGWSTNADVLEKLRYESPVVDLVLSYRTLAKLKSTYCDGLLKVVAEDGRIHSSFNQTETRTGRISSTEPNLQNIPVRTEIGREMRRFFVARPGWVLVDADYSQIELRVLAHVANDKNMIQAFLDHDDIHRRTAAQVFHLPESMVTPLMRSRAKAVNFGIVYGIGPFSLSQDIHVSVREAKQYIADYLAHFSGVDDYMKRVVEDAKEKGYVETMFGRRRYLPELASSNHNLRAFGERVARNMPIQGTAADIIKIAMIRVVNRLEREKLRARLILQVHDELIVEAPAEEALQVATLLTEEMQNAVSLSVPLTADAKIGETWYEAKA comes from the coding sequence ATGAAATTACTGGTATTAGACGGGAACAGCATATTGAACCGAGCGTTCTACGGAATTCGCCTTCTGAGTACGAAGGAAGGCCTTTTCACCAATGGCATTTACGGGTTCCTGATGATTTTTCACAAATTGCTGACGGAAACGGAACCGGACGCGGTTGCCGTTGCTTTTGATATGCACGCTCCCACGTTCCGCCACAAAGAATATGCGGGCTACAAGGCAAACCGAAAAGGGATGCCGCCGGAGCTGGCGCAGCAGATGCCGACGCTCAAGGAGCTGTTGAAGCTCCTCGGGTACCGGATTGTGGAGTGCGAAGGCTATGAAGCCGATGATATCCTCGGTACGCTCGCCAAGGCTTGTGAAGAGAAAAACTGTGAATGTGTGCTGGCTACGGGCGACCGCGACAGCCTGCAGCTGGTTAGCCCGCTCGTTTCGGTGCGCCTTGCATCGACCAAAATGGGACAGCCGCAGGTGACGCTCTACGACGAAGCGAAAATCAAAGAGGATTACGGCGTTACCCCGAAGGAAATGATTGAAATCAAGGCGCTTCAAGGCGATACCTCCGACTGCATCCCCGGCGTCGCGGGCATCGGCCCGAAGGGCGCGAGCCAATTGATTCAGGCATACCACTCCATTGATTATATTTACGAGCATTTGGACGAGCTGGAGATTCGCGACACGCTCCGCAAAAAGCTCGCGGACGGAAAAGAGAACGCCTTCCTCAGCCGCAGGCTCGGAACCATCTGCACCGATGCGCCGATTGACACGGACCTTTCCCACTATGTCCCAGCAAAGCGGGACACGGCCGCTGCCGTTCGGCTGATGGCCAAGCTCGAGTTCTTCAAGCTGATTGAAAAGCTCGGCCTCGACGCCGCCGCGCAGGAGCCGATTGCCGTGGAAACCGCCTCGGCCGCTGTCGAAATGGCGGAAAGCACCGACCCCGCCGCCCTGCTGAAAGAACTGGAGCACACCGGGCGCGCGGATTTCACCGTGAAAATCGAAAACGGTGCCATAAAATCCATGACGGTTTGCACGGGCGGGAAAATCCATATTCTGGACGATACGAAAACCATCCACGCCATTCTGACGGATGAAAGCATCCGCAAAAATACCCACGATGTGAAACCGATTTTCGCCGCGCTCGACCGCACCGGAGAAACGCTGCGTGGCACGGTGTTTGACACGCTGCTCGCAGGGTATCTGCTGAACCCGTCGGCCTCAAGCTACGAGCCGTTCCGCCTTGCTCGCGAATACGGCGTGGCCGTGCCGGATGGGATTCCGGAAGAATGTGCGGCCGCCGCAATCATGCCCCAGCTTGCCGACGTACTGGAGCGCAAAATTGCCGAAAACGGGCAGACTTCGCTTTTGAACGATATTGAAGTCCCGCTCGCGCGCGTTCTCGCGCTGATGGAAAACGTCGGCTTTGCGGTTGACGCAAACGGTATTCGGGAATTCGGAAAAACGCTCGATGCGAAAATCACCGAAATCCAGCAGCAAATTTACGACGCGGTCGGCTACGAATTCAATATCAACTCGCCGAAGCAACTCGGCGAAGCTCTTTTTGACAAACTCGGCCTTGAGCACGGCAAAAAGACAAAAACCGGCTGGTCCACAAACGCAGACGTGCTGGAAAAGCTGCGTTACGAAAGCCCCGTTGTGGACCTTGTGCTCTCTTACCGCACTCTGGCAAAGCTGAAATCGACGTACTGCGACGGGCTGCTCAAGGTCGTCGCGGAGGACGGGCGCATCCATTCGAGCTTCAACCAGACGGAAACGCGCACCGGCCGCATCAGCTCCACCGAGCCGAACCTGCAGAACATCCCCGTCCGCACGGAGATTGGGCGTGAAATGCGCCGCTTTTTTGTCGCGCGGCCGGGCTGGGTTCTTGTGGACGCTGACTACTCGCAGATTGAGCTGCGGGTACTCGCTCACGTTGCGAACGACAAAAACATGATACAGGCTTTTCTTGACCATGACGACATTCACCGCCGAACCGCCGCGCAGGTGTTCCATCTGCCGGAAAGCATGGTAACGCCGCTGATGCGCAGCCGGGCAAAGGCCGTGAACTTCGGCATTGTCTACGGAATCGGCCCGTTCTCGCTTTCTCAGGACATTCACGTCTCCGTGCGCGAAGCGAAGCAGTACATAGCCGACTACCTTGCCCATTTCTCCGGCGTAGACGACTACATGAAGCGCGTTGTGGAGGACGCAAAGGAAAAAGGCTATGTGGAGACCATGTTCGGGCGGAGGCGCTATCTTCCGGAACTTGCAAGCTCCAACCACAACCTGAGGGCGTTCGGCGAACGTGTTGCGCGCAATATGCCGATTCAAGGCACCGCGGCCGACATCATCAAGATTGCGATGATTCGCGTGGTGAACCGCCTCGAACGCGAAAAGCTGCGCGCGCGTCTGATTCTTCAGGTGCACGACGAACTGATTGTAGAAGCGCCCGCCGAAGAAGCGCTGCAAGTGGCGACTCTGCTGACGGAGGAAATGCAGAATGCCGTTTCACTCTCCGTCCCGCTGACCGCCGACGCTAAAATCGGCGAAACATGGTACGAGGCAAAAGCATGA
- a CDS encoding putative RNA methyltransferase: protein MSLFACPICGERLDRLEKAYVCPNGHSYDIASEGYVYLLPPNKKHSKMPGDDKAMVASRRRFLESGCYRIFSDALNHLALKYYPADGSAIVDAGCGEGYYTSRLAEFFSEHGMNPPLCGFDISKFAVKAAAKKYRSIPFAVGSMFGVPVPDSSAGLLTNVFAPIVPEEFARVVEPCGAMILAVPSERHLFGLKQILYEEPYENERHDTEYPGFRFIERVPIRGEIRTDDRQLIRDLFTMTPYFWKTPRAGSERLAAAGHLETEIGFDFLVYKRA, encoded by the coding sequence ATGAGTCTGTTTGCCTGCCCTATCTGCGGCGAGCGTCTTGACCGCTTGGAAAAAGCCTACGTTTGCCCGAACGGTCACAGCTACGATATCGCCTCCGAAGGATACGTCTACCTCCTCCCTCCGAACAAAAAGCACTCCAAAATGCCGGGCGACGACAAGGCGATGGTGGCCTCCCGCCGCCGTTTTCTCGAATCCGGCTGCTACCGGATTTTCAGCGACGCCTTGAACCATCTGGCGCTGAAGTATTACCCCGCGGACGGCTCTGCCATCGTCGACGCCGGCTGCGGCGAAGGATACTACACCAGCCGCCTTGCCGAATTCTTTTCCGAACACGGAATGAATCCGCCGCTGTGCGGATTTGACATCTCAAAATTTGCCGTGAAGGCTGCGGCAAAAAAATACCGAAGCATCCCGTTCGCTGTGGGAAGCATGTTCGGCGTTCCGGTTCCCGACTCGTCGGCAGGCCTTCTCACAAATGTGTTTGCGCCCATCGTTCCGGAAGAATTTGCCCGCGTGGTCGAGCCTTGTGGAGCGATGATTCTGGCGGTGCCTAGTGAGCGCCACCTGTTCGGGCTCAAACAAATTCTTTACGAGGAACCGTACGAAAACGAGCGGCACGATACGGAATACCCCGGTTTCCGCTTTATCGAACGTGTTCCCATCCGTGGGGAAATCCGCACGGACGACCGGCAGCTCATCCGCGACCTTTTCACCATGACGCCATACTTCTGGAAAACGCCGCGTGCGGGAAGCGAACGCCTTGCCGCCGCCGGGCATCTGGAAACGGAAATCGGGTTCGATTTTCTGGTTTATAAAAGGGCATGA
- a CDS encoding glycosyltransferase 87 family protein — translation MSKRKAFMNFVAAERILFLIAVTALAFALRLKFLPFESGDYIQFLHNWFTELRDGGGLAAIGKNLGDYMPPYFYLLALLTYIPLRDLALIKMLSFAGDIILASYAMRLVRRKYKEFWGEIAYAVVLFLPSVFLNSAAWGQCDSLYTAALLASVLYLLENRDWACVTAFSVAFVFKLQAVFLAPFLLLMLLKRRIRWRCLLAFPAVYLAAILPAAVMGRSLTDLLTVYFHQATQYSLISMYLPNLSVWYPEDTPFPVGIMIALLAVLATLAAVLWFSQLEFDMTDGMTVSLALLSVLFVPYILPYMHERYYYPADILSVVFAFYFPEKFYVPIVTVFSSTYVVCHNLYHADFIHIRILSVLMLFCLLWVCVSTVYLTRDEKIEKAVRNRWKN, via the coding sequence ATGAGCAAACGCAAAGCATTCATGAACTTTGTAGCGGCGGAACGGATTTTGTTCCTCATTGCGGTTACCGCACTCGCCTTTGCCTTAAGGCTGAAATTTCTGCCGTTCGAATCCGGCGATTACATTCAATTCCTGCACAATTGGTTTACGGAATTGAGAGATGGCGGCGGCCTTGCCGCCATCGGGAAAAATCTGGGCGACTACATGCCGCCTTATTTCTACCTGCTTGCGCTGCTCACCTACATTCCGCTGCGCGACCTGGCACTCATAAAAATGCTTTCGTTTGCCGGCGACATTATTCTTGCTTCCTACGCCATGCGCCTTGTCCGGAGAAAATATAAAGAATTCTGGGGCGAAATCGCCTACGCGGTGGTGCTTTTTCTGCCGAGCGTCTTTTTGAATTCGGCCGCATGGGGGCAATGCGATTCCCTTTACACCGCGGCGCTGCTCGCCTCTGTGCTTTATCTTTTGGAGAACCGAGACTGGGCCTGCGTCACGGCGTTCTCCGTCGCTTTTGTGTTTAAGCTGCAGGCAGTTTTCCTCGCTCCGTTTCTTCTGTTGATGCTCTTGAAGCGCCGAATCCGCTGGCGCTGCCTGCTGGCGTTCCCCGCCGTTTACCTCGCCGCCATTCTTCCGGCTGCTGTCATGGGGCGTAGCTTGACAGACCTGCTGACTGTTTATTTTCATCAGGCAACTCAATACAGCTTGATTTCCATGTACCTGCCGAACCTTTCCGTATGGTACCCGGAAGACACGCCTTTCCCGGTCGGGATCATGATTGCGCTGCTTGCCGTCCTTGCGACTTTGGCGGCCGTGCTCTGGTTTTCTCAGCTGGAGTTTGACATGACGGACGGCATGACGGTTTCGCTTGCTTTGCTTTCTGTGCTTTTTGTTCCGTATATTTTGCCGTATATGCACGAACGCTATTACTACCCGGCCGACATTCTCTCTGTTGTCTTTGCGTTCTATTTTCCGGAGAAGTTCTACGTTCCGATTGTCACAGTATTCAGCTCCACCTACGTCGTCTGCCACAACCTTTATCACGCGGATTTCATCCACATCCGTATCCTATCGGTGTTGATGCTGTTCTGCCTGCTGTGGGTATGCGTCAGTACGGTGTACCTCACACGCGATGAAAAAATTGAGAAAGCGGTGCGAAACAGATGGAAGAACTGA
- the rimI gene encoding ribosomal protein S18-alanine N-acetyltransferase — MEELKIVPMEERHLDALVQLEQACFTTPWSRDGLAAELHNPGAVFAVAELNGITVGYAGMNCVLDECYVDNVAVFPQYRRRGIAHMLMRHLIAAAQERNAAFITLEARISNTGAIALYESLGFQEVGRRPGFYRNPKEDALILTKYLNKNAERLV; from the coding sequence ATGGAAGAACTGAAAATCGTTCCGATGGAGGAACGGCATCTCGATGCACTGGTGCAGCTCGAGCAGGCATGCTTCACCACACCATGGTCGCGTGACGGGCTTGCCGCAGAACTTCACAACCCCGGAGCCGTATTTGCCGTGGCCGAGTTGAACGGAATTACGGTTGGCTATGCGGGTATGAACTGCGTGCTGGACGAATGTTATGTTGACAATGTGGCAGTCTTTCCGCAGTACCGCCGCAGGGGCATCGCCCACATGCTCATGCGGCATCTCATCGCCGCGGCACAGGAGAGGAATGCGGCGTTTATTACGCTGGAAGCGCGCATTTCCAACACGGGAGCAATAGCTCTCTATGAAAGTCTGGGCTTTCAGGAAGTCGGGCGACGACCGGGGTTTTACCGGAATCCGAAAGAAGACGCTCTGATTCTCACAAAATATCTGAACAAAAATGCAGAAAGGTTGGTCTAA
- the tsaD gene encoding tRNA (adenosine(37)-N6)-threonylcarbamoyltransferase complex transferase subunit TsaD, whose translation MKILGIESSCDETAAAVVEDGRTVLSNAVASQVEEHRLYGGVVPEIASRRHCEAICGVVRAALEDAKTDLSEIDAIAVTAAPGLIGALLVGVNFAKGLALSSGKPLVPVHHLRSHIAANYITFPELEPPFLCLVVSGGHSHIVQVDDYTKLRVLGRTRDDAAGEAFDKAARAMGIPYPGGVEMDKIAEKGNDNAYRLPRPVVDGAPFDFSFSGLKTNVINLIHNAEQRGETIHVADLAASYRKAVVDCLTRSFLAAARATGAKKLAIAGGVSANSLLRRTLESECKRLGLAFYRPELRYCGDNGAMVASQGFYEYQAGNTAGPDLNARAEMPVELSFAYEPSASFKRNR comes from the coding sequence ATGAAAATTCTCGGTATAGAAAGTTCCTGTGACGAGACGGCTGCCGCGGTTGTGGAGGACGGAAGAACCGTCCTCTCAAACGCTGTGGCTTCCCAGGTAGAGGAGCACAGACTTTACGGCGGTGTCGTGCCCGAAATCGCTTCACGCCGTCACTGCGAGGCAATCTGCGGCGTGGTGCGTGCCGCGCTCGAAGATGCCAAAACCGATCTCAGCGAAATCGACGCCATAGCTGTTACGGCTGCGCCGGGCCTCATCGGTGCACTGCTCGTGGGGGTTAACTTTGCGAAAGGCCTTGCTCTTTCCAGCGGAAAGCCTCTCGTTCCGGTCCACCATCTGCGTTCCCATATTGCTGCAAACTACATCACCTTTCCGGAACTCGAACCGCCTTTCCTGTGTCTTGTTGTTTCCGGCGGACATAGCCATATTGTTCAGGTGGATGACTACACAAAGCTCCGTGTTCTCGGCCGCACCCGAGACGATGCCGCGGGCGAGGCGTTCGACAAGGCTGCCCGCGCCATGGGAATTCCTTACCCCGGCGGTGTGGAAATGGATAAGATTGCTGAAAAGGGGAACGATAATGCCTATCGCCTCCCACGGCCTGTTGTGGATGGGGCGCCGTTTGACTTCAGCTTTTCCGGTCTGAAAACAAACGTCATCAATCTGATACACAACGCAGAACAGCGCGGCGAAACGATTCATGTTGCCGACCTTGCGGCCTCTTACCGCAAAGCTGTTGTGGACTGCCTGACCCGCAGTTTCCTGGCGGCCGCGCGTGCCACCGGAGCGAAGAAGCTCGCAATCGCCGGAGGGGTTTCCGCAAACTCTTTGTTGCGCCGTACGCTGGAAAGCGAGTGTAAGCGCCTTGGCCTCGCTTTTTACCGTCCGGAGCTGCGCTACTGCGGCGACAACGGCGCAATGGTTGCTTCGCAAGGATTTTACGAGTATCAAGCCGGCAATACCGCGGGCCCGGACTTGAACGCCCGAGCCGAAATGCCGGTGGAGCTTTCCTTTGCGTATGAACCCTCCGCTTCGTTTAAGCGCAACCGATGA
- a CDS encoding phosphoenolpyruvate carboxykinase (GTP) has protein sequence MTQNKSVLEWIGKMKELVCPDNVVWIDGSESQLESLREEACKTGEFIKLNQEKLPNCYLHRTAVNDVARVEGRTFICSRKEEDAGPTNHWMEPQQAYKMLYDIARGSYKGRTMYVIPYSMGPIGSPFAKIGVELTDSIYVVLNMSIMTRVGEKVWDVLGDSNDWVRGLHCKCDVDPEKRYICHFPEDNTIISVNSAYGGNVLLGKKCFALRIASYLGKNEGWMAEHMLILGIENPKGEVKYVAAAFPSACGKTNLAMLIPPEVYRKKGYKVWTVGDDIAWMRIGPDGRLWAINPENGFFGVAPGTNEKSNPNALRTTQSGTIFTNVAYNKDDGTVWWEGLDHNPPKNGIDWTGKPWDGTTSTEKGAHPNSRFTAPAKNCPCISPEFDSPNGVPISAIIFGGRRAHTTPLVYQSRSWNNGVFVGSIMASETTAAATGAVGVLRRDPMAMLPFCGYNMGDYFAHWIEMGEKLGDKAPKIFNVNWFRVDENGKFIWPGFGDNLRVLEWILNRCEGKADAVETPIGYVPKAEDINLEGLDLTLDTLKSILYVDKDEWTKEAADIEEFYKKFGDKLPKELRAELEGLKARLK, from the coding sequence ATGACACAAAATAAGTCTGTTCTGGAATGGATTGGAAAAATGAAAGAACTTGTCTGCCCAGACAACGTCGTCTGGATTGACGGTTCCGAATCCCAACTTGAATCTCTTCGTGAGGAAGCTTGCAAAACCGGAGAGTTCATTAAACTGAATCAGGAGAAGCTGCCGAACTGCTATCTGCACCGCACCGCCGTCAACGACGTTGCTCGTGTGGAAGGCCGTACCTTTATCTGCAGCCGTAAAGAAGAAGATGCAGGCCCGACCAACCACTGGATGGAGCCGCAGCAAGCTTACAAAATGCTTTATGACATCGCACGCGGAAGCTACAAAGGTCGCACCATGTATGTCATTCCGTATTCCATGGGACCGATTGGTTCTCCGTTCGCAAAAATCGGTGTTGAGCTGACCGACTCGATTTATGTTGTTCTGAACATGTCCATTATGACCCGCGTCGGCGAGAAGGTTTGGGATGTGCTCGGCGACAGCAACGACTGGGTCCGCGGCCTGCACTGCAAGTGCGATGTTGACCCTGAGAAGCGCTACATCTGCCACTTCCCGGAGGACAACACCATTATTTCCGTCAACTCCGCTTACGGCGGCAACGTGCTGCTCGGCAAAAAGTGCTTTGCTCTGCGTATTGCTTCCTACCTCGGCAAGAACGAGGGCTGGATGGCTGAGCACATGCTCATCCTCGGCATTGAGAACCCGAAGGGCGAAGTGAAATATGTTGCTGCTGCATTCCCGTCTGCCTGCGGCAAGACCAATCTGGCTATGCTCATTCCGCCGGAAGTCTACCGCAAGAAGGGCTACAAGGTTTGGACAGTCGGCGACGACATTGCTTGGATGCGCATTGGACCGGACGGCAGACTCTGGGCGATTAACCCTGAAAACGGCTTCTTCGGCGTAGCACCGGGCACAAACGAAAAGTCCAACCCGAATGCTCTCCGCACTACACAGTCCGGCACCATCTTCACGAACGTCGCTTACAACAAAGACGACGGCACCGTTTGGTGGGAAGGTCTCGACCACAACCCGCCGAAGAACGGCATCGACTGGACCGGCAAGCCGTGGGATGGCACAACCTCCACGGAAAAGGGCGCTCATCCGAACAGCCGCTTCACCGCTCCGGCAAAGAACTGCCCGTGCATCAGCCCCGAGTTCGATTCCCCGAACGGTGTGCCGATTTCCGCAATTATCTTCGGCGGACGCCGCGCTCACACAACTCCGCTTGTGTATCAATCCCGCAGCTGGAACAACGGTGTGTTTGTCGGTTCCATTATGGCTTCTGAAACGACTGCTGCCGCAACCGGTGCTGTTGGCGTTCTCCGCCGCGACCCGATGGCTATGCTGCCGTTCTGCGGCTACAACATGGGCGACTATTTCGCACACTGGATTGAAATGGGCGAAAAACTCGGCGACAAGGCTCCGAAGATCTTCAACGTCAACTGGTTCCGCGTAGACGAAAACGGCAAGTTCATTTGGCCGGGATTCGGCGACAACCTGCGCGTCTTGGAGTGGATCCTGAACCGCTGCGAAGGTAAGGCGGACGCCGTTGAAACTCCGATTGGCTATGTGCCGAAGGCGGAAGACATCAACCTCGAAGGTCTTGACCTCACCCTCGATACTCTGAAGAGTATTCTTTATGTTGACAAGGACGAGTGGACCAAAGAGGCCGCCGATATTGAAGAATTCTATAAGAAATTCGGCGACAAACTTCCGAAGGAGCTTCGTGCAGAACTCGAAGGTTTGAAAGCACGCCTGAAATAA
- a CDS encoding NCS2 family permease, which yields MEESKKQIAHPKGDFFNLKGSGTNVQTEILAGLTTFFTMSYILFVNPQVLGKTGMDTQAVFLATIIASAIGTLVMALFANVPYAQAPGMGLNAFFTYTVCMSLGFKWQQALAMVFICGVINIIITVTSFRKLIIKSIPTSLQHAISGGIGIFVAYIGLKDANLIQFSTDATSMVSINGKAYDANATYSAITSVASNGGVVPSIATFNQASVLLALFGIALMVVLLMLNVKGAILIGIIATTLVGIPCGVTSFEGASISFSSLGESFSKLGTTFGAAFSADGMGSLFADPGKVLLVIMTIFAFSLSDTFDTIGTFIGTGRRSGIFTDADMATLANSRGFKSKMDRALFADSIATSIGAIFGTSNTTTYVESAAGIGAGGRTGLTSLTTAIMFLLCSFLAPIAGCIPAAATAPALVIVGIMMMSSFKEINWPDLEDAIPAFGASVFMGLCYSISYGIAAGFIFYCIVKAVKGKFKEIHPILLVCSVLFILNFIVLAVI from the coding sequence ATGGAGGAAAGCAAAAAGCAGATTGCCCATCCAAAAGGTGATTTCTTCAACCTGAAGGGCAGCGGTACGAATGTGCAGACCGAAATACTTGCGGGTCTCACCACATTCTTCACCATGTCGTACATTCTGTTCGTCAATCCGCAGGTGCTTGGAAAAACCGGCATGGATACTCAGGCAGTCTTCCTTGCGACGATTATTGCATCTGCCATCGGTACTCTGGTTATGGCCCTGTTCGCCAATGTGCCGTATGCACAGGCTCCTGGCATGGGACTGAACGCATTCTTCACCTACACAGTCTGCATGTCTCTGGGATTCAAATGGCAGCAGGCTCTGGCAATGGTTTTCATCTGCGGTGTCATCAACATCATCATTACCGTAACAAGTTTCCGCAAATTGATCATTAAGTCCATCCCGACAAGCCTTCAGCACGCTATCAGCGGCGGTATCGGCATCTTTGTTGCCTACATCGGCCTGAAAGACGCGAACCTGATTCAGTTCTCCACAGACGCCACCTCCATGGTGTCCATCAACGGTAAGGCTTATGACGCCAATGCTACTTACTCCGCCATTACTTCCGTTGCTTCCAACGGCGGCGTAGTTCCGTCCATTGCAACCTTCAACCAGGCCTCAGTGCTTCTGGCTCTGTTCGGCATTGCGCTGATGGTTGTTCTCTTGATGCTGAATGTAAAAGGTGCTATCCTCATCGGCATCATTGCTACAACACTGGTCGGCATTCCGTGCGGCGTAACGAGCTTTGAGGGCGCTTCCATTTCCTTCAGCTCGCTCGGTGAATCCTTCTCCAAACTCGGCACCACCTTTGGCGCCGCATTCAGCGCGGATGGAATGGGTTCCCTCTTTGCTGACCCCGGCAAAGTTTTGCTCGTCATCATGACGATTTTCGCCTTCAGCCTCTCCGATACCTTTGACACCATCGGAACCTTCATCGGCACCGGCCGCCGCTCCGGAATCTTCACGGACGCGGATATGGCGACCTTGGCTAACAGCCGCGGCTTCAAGTCAAAAATGGACCGTGCACTGTTTGCAGACTCCATCGCAACTTCCATCGGTGCTATCTTCGGTACCTCCAACACCACAACGTATGTTGAAAGTGCTGCAGGCATCGGTGCAGGCGGACGTACTGGTCTGACCAGCCTCACAACCGCCATTATGTTCCTCCTTTGCTCTTTCCTTGCCCCGATTGCCGGCTGCATTCCTGCCGCTGCTACGGCACCTGCACTGGTCATCGTCGGCATTATGATGATGAGCTCCTTCAAGGAAATCAACTGGCCTGACCTCGAAGATGCAATTCCGGCATTCGGCGCCAGCGTTTTCATGGGCCTGTGCTACAGCATCTCCTACGGTATTGCTGCCGGCTTCATCTTCTACTGCATCGTCAAGGCTGTAAAAGGCAAATTCAAGGAAATCCATCCGATTCTCCTTGTTTGCTCGGTCCTTTTCATTCTGAATTTCATTGTTCTGGCTGTGATCTGA
- a CDS encoding DUF4489 domain-containing protein, translated as MSCENGTSLAVSRAQDLAFRRNVNGNNTFFNNESLSNLSGRPNRCFPIQINSSTGSAGPLGVITALTIPINVVSTSINTCCIGKSDILVQFTSTINIPVALTTTLVFQVYRSSCIGNAVPVGSPYTFALTAGALTSQSFAFTFLDNDVAPGTYTYSVQLISGTTTTVAGVSISNATLSIVAVANN; from the coding sequence ATGAGTTGTGAAAACGGCACTTCACTGGCCGTAAGCCGTGCCCAAGATCTTGCTTTTCGCAGAAACGTAAACGGGAACAATACGTTTTTTAACAATGAAAGTTTGAGCAACTTGTCCGGCCGGCCAAACCGATGCTTCCCAATTCAAATCAACTCTTCAACCGGCAGCGCAGGTCCGCTTGGCGTCATTACTGCCCTTACAATCCCAATCAACGTCGTTTCTACATCCATCAACACCTGCTGCATCGGAAAATCGGACATTTTAGTTCAATTTACATCGACTATCAATATTCCGGTTGCTCTCACCACTACCCTAGTGTTTCAGGTCTATCGCTCATCTTGTATCGGAAATGCAGTTCCGGTCGGCTCGCCCTACACATTTGCCCTTACCGCAGGTGCTCTTACCAGCCAAAGCTTTGCGTTTACTTTCCTTGACAATGACGTCGCTCCCGGCACATATACCTATTCCGTTCAGCTTATCTCTGGTACTACAACCACAGTAGCCGGTGTTTCCATTTCAAACGCCACACTCAGCATCGTTGCTGTCGCAAACAACTGA
- a CDS encoding DUF4489 domain-containing protein, which translates to MNYDRNDQLNPWLRGTWTSDYLPQEFFYKDNRFGRFVPCCFDPRPCCFNPRPCCCKFFNPCCDFPYYGGSCGDKSPSCGDKFPCFDDKFPCSKPNDSCPCDKQDNKCDNKFDGKCDGKFDGKCDNKFNGKCQQCCVVPSSTTGGTGFLGTITELTTPNNVVTTNIDTTRVGRTDNLIQFDGIVEVPDGVTANLRFQIYRASSVGNVTPVGSPYTFTLTAAGATSHSFSFSFQDENVAPGSYTYSVQLVPGTTTSDDGVRVSNATLSVTAIQG; encoded by the coding sequence ATGAATTACGATAGAAATGACCAATTAAATCCTTGGCTCCGCGGAACATGGACTTCGGATTATCTGCCTCAGGAATTCTTCTACAAAGATAATCGCTTCGGCAGATTCGTACCCTGCTGCTTCGATCCGCGTCCCTGCTGCTTCAATCCTCGTCCTTGCTGCTGCAAATTCTTTAACCCCTGCTGTGACTTTCCGTACTACGGCGGAAGCTGCGGCGACAAGAGCCCCAGCTGCGGCGACAAATTCCCTTGCTTTGATGACAAATTCCCTTGCAGCAAACCGAATGACAGCTGCCCGTGCGACAAGCAAGACAACAAATGCGACAACAAGTTCGACGGTAAGTGTGATGGCAAGTTCGACGGCAAGTGTGACAACAAGTTTAACGGCAAGTGTCAGCAATGCTGCGTAGTACCCAGCTCGACAACCGGCGGCACAGGCTTTCTTGGCACTATCACTGAGCTCACTACCCCGAATAACGTCGTTACTACAAACATCGACACAACCCGCGTTGGTCGGACCGATAACCTGATTCAGTTCGATGGCATCGTTGAAGTTCCTGATGGCGTCACAGCCAATCTTCGTTTCCAAATCTACCGTGCATCTAGTGTCGGCAATGTGACTCCGGTCGGCTCGCCTTACACATTCACCCTGACAGCAGCGGGTGCGACCAGCCATAGCTTCTCGTTCTCGTTCCAAGATGAGAATGTTGCGCCTGGCAGCTACACCTATTCGGTACAGCTCGTACCGGGCACAACAACATCTGATGATGGCGTGAGAGTCAGCAATGCTACTCTCAGCGTAACAGCTATTCAGGGCTAA